In Candidatus Methylomirabilis sp., the genomic window TCGGCATAAGACCCCTCTAGCAGGGCTGTGTGTGCGGCAGGATGTTTCTACCAGGCAATAACCTTACTGCGATCCGATGTGCGAGTGAGCGTACTGGGGATTTTCACTGGTCATCGCACTAATGTCTATGGTATAAGATCGGCGATGAATATGTCCTAAGAGGTCCGGAGATGCGAGTGTCAATTTCCGGAGGATACTGGGTGGTCGGGCCGCCATCCGCGAGAAGCGGAGGCGGTTTTTTATTTTGTTCGGTTGCGATCGTAAATCCGGTTGATCATGAGGTACCTGGCGGTTACGATGAACAGGCTGCGGAACCGGCATCTTGTCGGAGAGGCGCTTACAGAACCGGTGTAAATCTCAATCGTCGCTTGGCTGGCCGGCGCAAAGGGAGGCTCGAAATGATCGGCAAGCTGACGAAGATCGCTAAGAGAGTCGCTGTCCTCACGTTCGCTGCGAGTCTGATTCTCGTGTCATGCCGTAGTACTCCGGAGCTGCCTACCGGACAGGCCCTCTATCTTCGGCATTGCGCCTCGTGCCACGGCGAGTCCGGAGACGGCAACGGTCCGTTGGCAGCATCCTTACGACGACCCCCATCCGACCTTCGAGTAATTACGAAGCGCCACGGCGGGCGATTTGATGAAGCCTATGTGATGCAAATCATCGACGGCAGGCGCACAGTGGCCGAGCATGGGACCAGGGAGATGCCTGTCTGGGGGGCGGTGTTCGAGGGCGAGCATCGACCTGAAGGCTACCCGGCCTACACCTCGCTTTTGCACTCACGAGCCCTCACCGACTACCTGGGTTCGATTCAGCAGGAGTAGGCAGTATGTTGCAACAACCTCAACAGTATTCCAACGACCTGGCTCGCTTGCCCACGAAACCTGTCGATCGTATCATCGAGCCGCTCGCGCGCTTTTTGCGTGTCGAAGCAGCGAGCGGGGTTCTCCTGCTTTTCGTGACATGTATTGCGCTTGCCCTCGCCAACTCGCCTTTCGCAAATGCCTTTCTGAGCCTGTGGCAGACCCCAT contains:
- a CDS encoding c-type cytochrome; amino-acid sequence: MIGKLTKIAKRVAVLTFAASLILVSCRSTPELPTGQALYLRHCASCHGESGDGNGPLAASLRRPPSDLRVITKRHGGRFDEAYVMQIIDGRRTVAEHGTREMPVWGAVFEGEHRPEGYPAYTSLLHSRALTDYLGSIQQE